One Primulina huaijiensis isolate GDHJ02 chromosome 8, ASM1229523v2, whole genome shotgun sequence genomic region harbors:
- the LOC140982592 gene encoding coronatine-insensitive protein 1-like — protein sequence MEEKKSVKASSTSGGEHDTVWECAIPYVQDPRDRDALSLVCKRWYEIDAITRKHVTIALCYTTTPQRLSRRFPHLESLKLKGKPRAAMFNLIPEDWGGYVTTWVEEIVRSFGRMKALHFRRMIVKDSDLELLATSAAGKVLEVLKLDKCCGFSTDGIRIVGRLCRNLKTFVMEESSMVENDGEWLHELAMNNTILENLNFYMSDLVKVRTGDIELIARNCKSLSSMKICECDLLELIVFFRAATSLKEFAGGSFSEPPEQVDEGLNEQYERYNAVAFPPNMCRLGLTYLGNKEMPIIYPIASRLKKLDLLYVLLDTESHCMLLQRCPNLEFLEARNVLGDRGLEVLANFCKRLKRLRIELGADEQDMEDVEGMVSQRGLIALAQGCLELEYLAVYVSDITNSALECLGRHSKNLCDFRLVLLDREEVITDLPLDSGVRSLLIGCYKLRRFALYLRPGGLTDVGLGYIGQYSPNVRWMLLGYVGESDDGLLEFSKGCPSLQKLEMRGCCFSERALAITVLRLHSLRYLWVQGFRTSRDGRDLLTMVRPYWNIELIPAKYGYIEDPNGERVLVEHPAHILAYYSLAGPRTDFPDSVTPLCPNARAYR from the exons ATGGAAGAGAAGAAATCGGTTAAGGCAAGCAGCACCAGTGGTGGAGAGCACGACACCGTATGGGAGTGTGCGATCCCGTACGTTCAGGACCCACGTGATCGGGACGCGCTCTCACTCGTGTGCAAGCGTTGGTACGAGATTGACGCCATCACGCGCAAGCACGTGACAATCGCACTCTGTTACACCACCACGCCTCAGCGGCTCTCGCGGCGGTTCCCCCACCTCGAGTCGCTTAAGCTGAAGGGAAAGCCGCGCGCAGCCATGTTTAATTTGATTCCGGAGGATTGGGGTGGTTATGTCACCACGTGGGTGGAGGAAATCGTGAGGTCGTTTGGGAGAATGAAAGCGCTGCATTTCAGGAGGATGATTGTTAAGGATTCGGATCTCGAGTTGCTTGCCACTTCCGCGGCGGGGAAGGTTCTGGAAGTCCTGAAATTGGACAAGTGTTGCGGGTTTTCCACAGATGGAATTCGGATTGTGGGACGATTGTGCAG GAATCTGAAAACTTTTGTTATGGAAGAAAGCTCGATGGTTGAGAATGATGGCGAATGGCTGCATGAGCTGGCTATGAACAACACCATTCTtgagaatttgaatttttacatgTCTGATCTCGTAAAAGTAAGGACCGGAGACATTGAACTGATAGCAagaaactgcaaatctttgtccTCAATGAAAATTTGTGAATGCGATCTTTTGGAGCTCATTGTTTTTTTCCGAGCTGCTACTTCTCTGAAAGAGTTTGCCGGGGGCTCTTTTAGTGAGCCTCCTGAACAGGTCGATGAAGGCCTTAACGAGCAATATGAAAGGTATAATGCTGTGGCATTCCCACCAAATATGTGCCGCCTTGGTCTTACATACTTGGGTAACAAAGAAATGCCCATCATCTATCCAATTGCTTCCAGATTGAAAAAATTGGATCTTTTGTATGTACTGCTTGACACTGAAAGCCACTGTATGTTACTGCAAAGATGTCCAAACTTGGAATTTCTTGAG GCTAGAAACGTGCTTGGAGATAGAGGATTGGAAGTTCTTGCTAATTTTTGTAAAAGATTGAAAAGACTTAGAATAGAGCTGGGAGCCGATGAACAAGATATGGAAGATGTGGAAGGCATGGTCTCACAGAGAGGATTGATAGCTCTAGCTCAAGGATGCCTTGAACTCGAGTATTTAGCTGTTTATGTGTCTGATATTACAAATTCAGCTCTCGAATGCCTCGGTAGACACTCGAAAAACCTATGTGACTTTCGGCTAGTCTTACTTGATCGAGAGGAAGTTATTACCGATTTACCTCTCGACAGCGGAGTTCGATCTCTACTGATAGGTTGCTATAAACTCAGAAGATTTGCTCTATATCTCCGTCCCGGAGGGTTAACTGATGTAGGCCTCGGTTACATAGGACAGTACAGCCCAAATGTTCGATGGATGCTTCTTGGTTATGTTGGGGAGTCGGACGACGGTCTTTTGGAGTTTTCTAAGGGGTGTCCTAGCCTTCAAAAGTTGGAAATGAGGGGCTGTTGTTTCAGCGAACGAGCACTGGCTATAACTGTCCTGCGGCTGCATTCTCTGAGGTACTTGTGGGTTCAAGGATTTCGGACATCTAGGGATGGTCGAGATTTGTTAACTATGGTCAGGCCATATTGGAATATTGAGTTGATACCTGCGAAATATGGTTACATTGAGGACCCGAATGGGGAACGAGTTCTAGTGGAGCATCCTGCTCATATCCTGGCTTACTATTCTCTTGCTGGGCCAAGAACAGATTTTCCGGATTCCGTCACGCCTTTGTGTCCGAATGCTCGTGCCTATCGATAG
- the LOC140983276 gene encoding 26S proteasome non-ATPase regulatory subunit 7 homolog A-like, which translates to MDVIKSQQISSRPIEKVVVHPLVLLSIVDHYNRVARDTRKRVVGVLLGSSFKGTVDVTNSYAVPFEEEDRDPSIWFLDHNYHESMFSMFRRINAKEHVVGWYSTGPKLRENDLSVHGLFNDYVPTPVLVIIDVQPKEHGIPTKAYFAVEEVKENATQKSQKVFVHVPSEIAAHEVEEIGVEHLLRDVKDTTISTLATEVTGKLSALKGLDARLKEIRDYLDLVIEGKLPLNHEILYHLQDVFNLLPNLNVSELIKAFAVKTNDMMLVIYLSSLIRSVIALHNLINNKMLNKEHEKAEDSKPVAVPAAAGS; encoded by the exons ATGGACGTGATAAAATCTCAGCAGATATCGTCGCGGCCGATTGAGAAGGTGGTGGTGCACCCACTGGTGCTGCTGAGCATCGTCGACCACTACAATCGCGTGGCGCGTGATACCAGGAAGCGTGTCGTTGGAGTTCTTCTTGGCTCTTCCTTTAAGGGCACGGTTGATGTAACCAACAGCTACGCCG TTCCATTTGAAGAAGAAGATCGGGACCCGAGCATTTGGTTTCTTGATCACAACTACCACGAGTCAATGTTTTCCATGTTCAGAAGAATTAATG CAAAGGAGCATGTTGTTGGCTGGTATAGCACTGGTCCCAAGCTCAGGGAGAATGACCTATCTGTTCATGGGCTTTTTAATGA CTATGTGCCAACTCCCGTGTTAGTCATTATTGATGTTCAGCCAAAAGAGCATGGGATACCAACTAAGGCCTATTTTGCGGTCGAGGAGGTTAAAGAG AATGCCACGCAAAAAAGCCAGAAGGTGTTTGTGCATGTTCCTTCGGAAATTGCCGCTCATGAAGTTGAAGAAATTG GAGTTGAGCACTTGTTAAGGGATGTGAAGGACACAACTATCAGCACCCTTGCTACAGAG GTCACTGGAAAACTTTCTGCTTTGAAGGGATTGGATGCACGATTAAAAGAAATCCGGGACTATCTGGACCTTGTCATTGAGGGGAAGCTCCCATTAAACCACGAAATTCTTTACCATCTCCAG GATGTGTTCAACCTACTCCCTAATCTGAACGTGTCTGAATTAATTAAAGCTTTTGCAG TGAAAACAAATGATATGATGTTGGTTATATATCTTTCATCCCTCATCAGAAGTGTGATTGCTCTTCATAATTTGATCAACAACAAG ATGCTTAACAAAGAACACGAAAAGGCAGAAGATTCAAAGCCAGTCGCTGTTCCTGCTGCTGCAGGTAGCTGA
- the LOC140982149 gene encoding WUSCHEL-related homeobox 5-like, whose product MDEYSSNICIHPPGGGHSGGGGGGGTGTKCGRWNPTSEQVKVLTDLFRSGLRTPSTDQIQKISSQLSFYGKIESKNVFYWFQNHKARERQKRRRVLVEDQANHEITTTDINYVKVSTAKGSETNKVSEPERVRETLQLFPLNSFNETTGSERIRLFRDVCKENSKFTYAEMDHPTLDLRLSFV is encoded by the exons ATGGACGAGTACTCGAGCAACATATGCATTCATCCTCCCGGCGGCGGTCACTCTGGAGGAGGCGGCGGAGGTGGGACAGGGACCAAGTGTGGGCGGTGGAACCCGACAAGCGAACAAGTTAAAGTTCTGACGGATCTGTTCAGGTCAGGGCTTCGTACCCCAAGCACCGATCAGATCCAGAAGATATCTTCGCAGCTCAGTTTCTATGGAAAAATCGAGAGCAAGAATGTGTTTTATTGGTTCCAAAATCACAAGGCCAGGGAGAGACAGAAACGCCGCAGGGTTTTGGTTGAAGATCAAGCAAACCATGAAATCACTACTACTGATATTAATTACGTTAAGGTTTCAACTGCAAAAG GTTCAGAGACAAATAAAGTTTCAGAGCCGGAAAGAGTGAGAGAAACTTTACAACTCTTCCCATTGAACTCTTTCAATGAAACAACAGGTTCCGAAAGGATCAGATTATTTCGGGATGTTTGCAAGGAGAATTCGAAGTTCACCTACGCAGAGATGGATCATCCCACGTTGGATCTCCGATTAAGTTTCGTTTAG